A section of the Larus michahellis chromosome 1, bLarMic1.1, whole genome shotgun sequence genome encodes:
- the STOML3 gene encoding stomatin-like protein 3, translating to MDPQRDTPKKNKTEHLIADRREGIGVCGWILVSLSFLLVLISFPISIWACIKVIREYERAVVFRLGRILSKKAKGPGLILVLPCADTFIKVDLRTVTCKIPPQEILTKDAVTTQVDGVVYYRIHSAVSAVANVTDVHSATFLLAQTTLRNVLGTQSLSQLLAGREEIAHSIQAILDSATEQWGIKVARVEIKDVRIPVAMQRTMAAKAEAAQEARAKVVAAEGEMNASKALKQASMVLVESPAGLQLRYLQTLTTLAAENNSTIVFPLPINMLESLGQKNRGG from the exons ATGGATCCCCAGAGAGATACGCCCAAGAAAAACAAGACGGAGCATCTGATTG ctgacaGGCGGGAAGGAATTGGTGTCTGTGGCTGGATCctggtttctctttctttcctcctggtgCTGATTTCCTTTCCTATTTCCATCTGGGCGTGTATCAAG gtTATCAGAGAATATGAACGTGCTGTTGTATTTCGACTGGGACGTATACTGTCTAAGAAGGCAAAGGGACCAG gtttgatCCTCGTACTTCCATGTGCAGATACATTTATCAAGGTTGATCTCAGAACTGTTACCTGTAAGATTCCTCCACAAGAG ATTCTCACAAAAGATGCCGTTACTACCCAAGTCGATGGGGTGGTGTACTACAGGATCCACAGTGCTGTCAGCGCCGTCGCTAACGTCACTGATGTTCACTCGGCTACTTTCCTCTTGGCACAGACAACCCTGAGAAACGTTCTGGGTACGCAGAGCTTGTCTCAGCTCCTGGCAGGTCGGGAGGAGATTGCACACAGTATCCAG GCTATCCTCGACAGTGCCACGGAGCAGTGGGGAATCAAAGTGGCCCGAGTGGAGATTAAAGATGTCAGGATTCCCGTGGCCATGCAGAGGACAATGGCAGCCAAAGCAGAGGCTGCTCAAGAGGCAAGAGCTAAG GTTGtggcagcagagggagaaatgaATGCTTCTAAAGCTCTCAAGCAGGCCTCTATGGtgctggtggagtctccagcaGGTCTTCAGCTGCGCTACCTCCAAACATTAACAACTTTGGCAGCAGAGAATAATTCCACCATTGTCTTCCCTCTCCCTATAAATATGCTTGAGAGTTTGGGGCAGAAAAATAGAGGAGGATAG